A single window of Oreochromis aureus strain Israel breed Guangdong linkage group 7, ZZ_aureus, whole genome shotgun sequence DNA harbors:
- the LOC116325236 gene encoding interferon-induced transmembrane protein 1-like, which yields MLSTWLLTSHNYRRLSPMTDMFHDTGTEDRVVLVESEERDDELQTELRPVRMKPPAYVPMQVRTYDGPSGQPGGSVLVQHTTVNVITEPPKDHFIWSLLCFAYLNPCCFGLAALIYSIKARDRKVAGDLEGARRHGFIARGLNIAATVLFVIVLVIFIIIISALFANASAYAHREPYYYHFNRD from the exons ATGCTGAGCACTTGGCTGTTAACTTCACATAATTACAGACGGCTGAGTCCAATGACTGACATGTTTCATGATACTGGAACTGAAGATAGGGTTGTTTTAGTAGAGTCTGAGGAGAGGGACGATGAACTTCAAA CTGAGCTCAGACCAGTGAGAATGAAACCTCCAGCTTATGTTCCAATGCAGGTGAGGACCTATGATGGGCCCTCTGGACAGCCTGGAGGATCTGTATTGGTTCAGCACACCACTGTGAACGTCATCACTGAGCCTCCAAAGGACCATTTTATCTGGTCCCTCCTCTGCTTTGCCTACTTAAACCCTTGTTGTTTTGGACTTGCAGCTCTCATTTATTCTATcaag GCCAGAGACCGGAAGGTGGCCGGAGATCTGGAGGGTGCACGACGTCATGGGTTCATTGCCCGTGGGCTTAACATTGCTGCCACAGTCCTTTTTGTCATTGTACTTGTGATTTTCATTATTATAATCAGTGCTTTGTTTGCAAATGCATCTGCTTATGCTCACAGAGAACCATACTATTATCATTTTAACAGAGATTAA